A single Muntiacus reevesi chromosome 9, mMunRee1.1, whole genome shotgun sequence DNA region contains:
- the HYOU1 gene encoding hypoxia up-regulated protein 1 isoform X2, translated as MVATVRRQRPRRLACWALMTVLLADLLALSDTLAVMSVDLGSESMKVAIVKPGVPMEIVLNKESRRKTPVTVTLKENERFFGDSAASMAIKNPKATLRYFQHLLGKQENNPHVALYKARFPEHELGFDPQRQTVYFQISPQLQFSPEEILSMLLNYSRSLAEDFAEQPIKDAVITVPAFFNQAERRAVLQAARMAGLKVLQLINDNTATALSYGVFRRKDINSTAQNIMFYDMGSGSTVCTIVTYQTVKTKDAGMQPQLQIRGVGFDRTLGGLEMELRLREHLAGLFNEQRRGQRAKDVRENPRAMAKLLREANRLKTVLSANADHVAQIEGLMDDVDFKAKVTRAEFEELCADLFERVPGPVQQALQSAEMKLDEIEQVILVGGATRVPKVQEVLLKAVGKEELGKNINADEAAAMGAVYQAAALSKAFKVKPFVVRDAVIYPILVEFTREVEEETGVRSLKHNKRILFSRMGPYPQRKVITFNRYSHDFNFHINYGDLGFLGPEDLRVFGSQNLTTVKLKGVGESFKKYPDYESKGIKAHFNLDESGVLSLDRVESVFETLVEDSPEEESTLTKLGNTISSLFGGGSTPDTKENGTDTVQEEEEGPAEGSKDEPGEQAELKEEAEAPTEDTSSPPPPEAKGTAAPEGEKAAEKDGGDKPEAQKPSEKGEAGSEGAPPAPEEEKKQKPARKQRMVEEIGVELVVLDLPDLPEDQLARSAQKLQDLTLRDLQKQEREKAANSLEAFIFETQDKLYQPEYQEVSTEEQREDISGKLSAASTWLEDEGFGATTAMLKEKLAELRKLCHGLFFRVEERKKWPERLSALDNLLNHSSMFLKGARLIPEMDQIFTEVEMTTLEKIINETWAWKNTTVAEQAKLPATEKPVLLSKDIEAKMAALDREVQYLLNKAKFAKPRPRPRDKNGTRAEAPLNASASDQSEKVIPPPGQTEDTKPIPEPEKEAGSEAADSEPLELGGPTAESEPKEHPEQPTGQKRTLKNDEL; from the exons ATGGTAGCCACAGTTAGAAGGCAGAGGCCGAGGAGGCTAGCCTGTTGGGCCTTGATGACTGTGCTCTTGGCAGACCTGTTGGCACTGAGTG ACACACTGGCAGTGATGTCTGTGGACCTGGGCAGCGAGTCTATGAAGGTGGCCATCGTCAAACCTGGAGTACCCATGGAGATTGTCTTGAACAA GGAGTCCCGGAGGAAAACCCCAGTGACCGTGAccctgaaagaaaatgaaagattctTTGGCGACAGTGCGGCCAGCATG GCCATCAAGAACCCAAAGGCTACACTGCGTTACTTCCAGCACCTCCTGGGGAAGCAGGAGAATAACCCCCATGTAGCCCTTTACAAAGCTCGTTTCCCTGAGCATGAGCTGGGCTTCGACCCGCAGAGGCAGACTGTGTACTTCCAAATCAGCCC gcagctACAGTTCTCGCCGGAGGAGATCCTCAGCATGCTTCTCAACTACTCCCGGTCTCTGGCTGAAGATTTTGCAG AGCAGCCCATCAAGGATGCAGTGATCACTGTGCCAGCCTTCTTCAATCAGGCTGAGCGCCGAGCTGTGCTGCAGGCTGCGCGAATGGCTGGCCTCAAGGTGCTGCAGCTCATCAATGACAACACCGCCACCGCCCTCAGCTACGGTGTCTTCCGCCGGAAAGATATCAACAGCACTGCCCAG AATATCATGTTCTATGACATGGGCTCAGGCAGCACCGTGTGCACCATCGTGACCTACCAGACGGTGAAGACTAAGGATGCGGGGATGCAGCCACAGCTGCAGATCCGGGGTGTGGG GTTTGACCGTACCCTGGGAGGCCTGGAGATGGAGCTCCGCCTGCGTGAGCACCTGGCCGGGCTCTTCAATGAGCAGCGCAGGGGTCAGAGAGCGAAGGATGTGCGGGAGAACCCTCGCGCCATGGCCAAGCTGCTGCGTGAGGCCAATCGGCTGAAGACCGTTCTGAGCGCCAATGCTGACCACGTGGCCCAG ATCGAGGGCCTGATGGACGATGTGGATTTCAAGGCAAAGGTGACTCGAGCGGAGTTTGAAGAGTTGTGTGCAGACTTGTTTGAGCGGGTCCCTGGGCCCGTGCAGCAGGCGCTGCAGAGTGCAGAGATGAAACTG GATGAGATTGAGCAGGTGATCCTGGTGGGCGGGGCCACTCGCGTCCCCAAAGTGCAGGAGGTGCTGCTGAAGGCTGTGGGCAA GGAGGAGCTAGGGAAGAATATCAACGCTGATGAAGCCGCCGCCATGGGGGCCGTGTACCAGGCGGCCGCGCTCAGCAAAGCCTTCAAGGTGAAGCCCTTTGTCGTCCGGGATGCGGTGATCTACCCCATCCTG GTGGAGTTCAcgagggaggtggaggaggagactggggtccgcagcctGAAGCACAATAAGCGCATCCTCTTCTCCCGCATGGGACCCTACCCTCAACGCAAAGTCATCACCTTTAACCGCTACAGCCATGACTTCAACTTCCACATCAACTACGGTGACCTGGGCTTCCTGGGGCCTGAGGACCTTCG ggtaTTTGGCTCCCAGAATCTGACCACGGTGAAGCTAAAAGGTGTGGGTGAGAGCTTCAAGAAGTATCCCGACTACGAGTCCAAGGGCATCAAGGCTCACTTCAACCTGGACGAGAGCGGCGTGCTCAGCCTGGACAGG GTGGAGTCTGTGTTTGAGACGCTGGTGGAGGACAGCCCAGAAGAGGAATCTACTCTGACCA AACTTGGCAACACCATCTCCAGCCTGTTTGGAGGTGGCAGCACACCAGATACTAAAGAAAATGGTACTGACACAGTCCAG gaggaggaggaagggcctGCTGAGGGGAGCAAGGACGAGCCTGGAGAGCAAGCAGAGCTcaaggaggaagctgaggccccaACGGAGGACACTTCTTCGCCCCCACCCCCTGAGGCTAAGGGGACTGCAGCCCCTGAGGGAGAAAAGGCCGCAGAGAAAGACGGCGGGGACAAGCCCGAGGCACAG AAGCCAAGCGAGAAGGGGGAGGCGGGGTCTGAGGGTGCTCCTCCAGCGCcggaggaagaaaagaagcagaAACCAGCCCGGAAGCAAAGAATGGTGGAGGAGATCGGGGTGGAGCTGGTCGTCCTGGACCTGCCCGACTTGCCTGAGGACCAGCTGGCCCGCTCGGCCCAGAA ACTCCAGGACCTGACACTCCGGGACCTGCAGAAGCAGGAACGGGAGAAAGCAGCCAACAGCTTGGAAGCCTTCATCTTTGAGACCCAG GATAAGCTGTACCAGCCTGAGTACCAGGAAGTGTCGACCGAGGAGCAGCGTGAGGACATCTCTGGGAAGCTCAGCGCCGCGTCCACTTGGCTGGAGGATGAGGGCTTCGGGGCCACCACAGCG ATGTTGAAGGAGAAGCTGGCTGAACTACGGAAGCTGTGCCACGGGCTGTTTTTTCGGGTGGAAGAGCGCAAGAAGTGGCCCGAACGGCTGTCTGCCCTGGATAATCTCCTCAATCATTCCAGCATGTTCCTCAA GGGGGCCCGACTCATCCCAGAGATGGACCAGATCTTCACTGAAGTGGAGATGACAACGTTAGAGAAAATCATCAATGAGACCTGG GCCTGGAAGAACACAACCGTGGCGGAGCAGGCCAAGCTTCCCGCCACAGAGAAGCCCGTGTTGCTCTCGAAAGACATCGAGGCCAAGATGGCGGCCCTGGACCGCGAGGTGCAGTATCTGCTCAATAAGGCCAAGTTCGCCAAGCCCCGGCCCCGACCCCGGGACAAGAACGGGACCCGGGCAGAGGCTCCCCTCAATGCCAGTGCCAGTGACCAGAGCGAGAAGGTCATCCCTCCACCAG GCCAGACTGAAGACACGAAGCCCATCCCAGAACCCGAGAAGGAGGCTG GATCTGAAGCAGCAGACTCTGAGCCCCTGGAATTAGGGGGTCCCACAGCAG aatCCGAACCGAAGGAACACCCAGAACAGCCGACAGGACAAAAGCGAACTTTGAAGAATGATGAACTATAA
- the HYOU1 gene encoding hypoxia up-regulated protein 1 isoform X1 — MVATVRRQRPRRLACWALMTVLLADLLALSDTLAVMSVDLGSESMKVAIVKPGVPMEIVLNKESRRKTPVTVTLKENERFFGDSAASMAIKNPKATLRYFQHLLGKQENNPHVALYKARFPEHELGFDPQRQTVYFQISPQLQFSPEEILSMLLNYSRSLAEDFAEQPIKDAVITVPAFFNQAERRAVLQAARMAGLKVLQLINDNTATALSYGVFRRKDINSTAQNIMFYDMGSGSTVCTIVTYQTVKTKDAGMQPQLQIRGVGFDRTLGGLEMELRLREHLAGLFNEQRRGQRAKDVRENPRAMAKLLREANRLKTVLSANADHVAQIEGLMDDVDFKAKVTRAEFEELCADLFERVPGPVQQALQSAEMKLDEIEQVILVGGATRVPKVQEVLLKAVGKEELGKNINADEAAAMGAVYQAAALSKAFKVKPFVVRDAVIYPILVEFTREVEEETGVRSLKHNKRILFSRMGPYPQRKVITFNRYSHDFNFHINYGDLGFLGPEDLRVFGSQNLTTVKLKGVGESFKKYPDYESKGIKAHFNLDESGVLSLDRVESVFETLVEDSPEEESTLTKLGNTISSLFGGGSTPDTKENGTDTVQEEEEGPAEGSKDEPGEQAELKEEAEAPTEDTSSPPPPEAKGTAAPEGEKAAEKDGGDKPEAQKPSEKGEAGSEGAPPAPEEEKKQKPARKQRMVEEIGVELVVLDLPDLPEDQLARSAQKLQDLTLRDLQKQEREKAANSLEAFIFETQDKLYQPEYQEVSTEEQREDISGKLSAASTWLEDEGFGATTAMLKEKLAELRKLCHGLFFRVEERKKWPERLSALDNLLNHSSMFLKGARLIPEMDQIFTEVEMTTLEKIINETWAWKNTTVAEQAKLPATEKPVLLSKDIEAKMAALDREVQYLLNKAKFAKPRPRPRDKNGTRAEAPLNASASDQSEKVIPPPGQTEDTKPIPEPEKEAAGSEAADSEPLELGGPTAESEPKEHPEQPTGQKRTLKNDEL; from the exons ATGGTAGCCACAGTTAGAAGGCAGAGGCCGAGGAGGCTAGCCTGTTGGGCCTTGATGACTGTGCTCTTGGCAGACCTGTTGGCACTGAGTG ACACACTGGCAGTGATGTCTGTGGACCTGGGCAGCGAGTCTATGAAGGTGGCCATCGTCAAACCTGGAGTACCCATGGAGATTGTCTTGAACAA GGAGTCCCGGAGGAAAACCCCAGTGACCGTGAccctgaaagaaaatgaaagattctTTGGCGACAGTGCGGCCAGCATG GCCATCAAGAACCCAAAGGCTACACTGCGTTACTTCCAGCACCTCCTGGGGAAGCAGGAGAATAACCCCCATGTAGCCCTTTACAAAGCTCGTTTCCCTGAGCATGAGCTGGGCTTCGACCCGCAGAGGCAGACTGTGTACTTCCAAATCAGCCC gcagctACAGTTCTCGCCGGAGGAGATCCTCAGCATGCTTCTCAACTACTCCCGGTCTCTGGCTGAAGATTTTGCAG AGCAGCCCATCAAGGATGCAGTGATCACTGTGCCAGCCTTCTTCAATCAGGCTGAGCGCCGAGCTGTGCTGCAGGCTGCGCGAATGGCTGGCCTCAAGGTGCTGCAGCTCATCAATGACAACACCGCCACCGCCCTCAGCTACGGTGTCTTCCGCCGGAAAGATATCAACAGCACTGCCCAG AATATCATGTTCTATGACATGGGCTCAGGCAGCACCGTGTGCACCATCGTGACCTACCAGACGGTGAAGACTAAGGATGCGGGGATGCAGCCACAGCTGCAGATCCGGGGTGTGGG GTTTGACCGTACCCTGGGAGGCCTGGAGATGGAGCTCCGCCTGCGTGAGCACCTGGCCGGGCTCTTCAATGAGCAGCGCAGGGGTCAGAGAGCGAAGGATGTGCGGGAGAACCCTCGCGCCATGGCCAAGCTGCTGCGTGAGGCCAATCGGCTGAAGACCGTTCTGAGCGCCAATGCTGACCACGTGGCCCAG ATCGAGGGCCTGATGGACGATGTGGATTTCAAGGCAAAGGTGACTCGAGCGGAGTTTGAAGAGTTGTGTGCAGACTTGTTTGAGCGGGTCCCTGGGCCCGTGCAGCAGGCGCTGCAGAGTGCAGAGATGAAACTG GATGAGATTGAGCAGGTGATCCTGGTGGGCGGGGCCACTCGCGTCCCCAAAGTGCAGGAGGTGCTGCTGAAGGCTGTGGGCAA GGAGGAGCTAGGGAAGAATATCAACGCTGATGAAGCCGCCGCCATGGGGGCCGTGTACCAGGCGGCCGCGCTCAGCAAAGCCTTCAAGGTGAAGCCCTTTGTCGTCCGGGATGCGGTGATCTACCCCATCCTG GTGGAGTTCAcgagggaggtggaggaggagactggggtccgcagcctGAAGCACAATAAGCGCATCCTCTTCTCCCGCATGGGACCCTACCCTCAACGCAAAGTCATCACCTTTAACCGCTACAGCCATGACTTCAACTTCCACATCAACTACGGTGACCTGGGCTTCCTGGGGCCTGAGGACCTTCG ggtaTTTGGCTCCCAGAATCTGACCACGGTGAAGCTAAAAGGTGTGGGTGAGAGCTTCAAGAAGTATCCCGACTACGAGTCCAAGGGCATCAAGGCTCACTTCAACCTGGACGAGAGCGGCGTGCTCAGCCTGGACAGG GTGGAGTCTGTGTTTGAGACGCTGGTGGAGGACAGCCCAGAAGAGGAATCTACTCTGACCA AACTTGGCAACACCATCTCCAGCCTGTTTGGAGGTGGCAGCACACCAGATACTAAAGAAAATGGTACTGACACAGTCCAG gaggaggaggaagggcctGCTGAGGGGAGCAAGGACGAGCCTGGAGAGCAAGCAGAGCTcaaggaggaagctgaggccccaACGGAGGACACTTCTTCGCCCCCACCCCCTGAGGCTAAGGGGACTGCAGCCCCTGAGGGAGAAAAGGCCGCAGAGAAAGACGGCGGGGACAAGCCCGAGGCACAG AAGCCAAGCGAGAAGGGGGAGGCGGGGTCTGAGGGTGCTCCTCCAGCGCcggaggaagaaaagaagcagaAACCAGCCCGGAAGCAAAGAATGGTGGAGGAGATCGGGGTGGAGCTGGTCGTCCTGGACCTGCCCGACTTGCCTGAGGACCAGCTGGCCCGCTCGGCCCAGAA ACTCCAGGACCTGACACTCCGGGACCTGCAGAAGCAGGAACGGGAGAAAGCAGCCAACAGCTTGGAAGCCTTCATCTTTGAGACCCAG GATAAGCTGTACCAGCCTGAGTACCAGGAAGTGTCGACCGAGGAGCAGCGTGAGGACATCTCTGGGAAGCTCAGCGCCGCGTCCACTTGGCTGGAGGATGAGGGCTTCGGGGCCACCACAGCG ATGTTGAAGGAGAAGCTGGCTGAACTACGGAAGCTGTGCCACGGGCTGTTTTTTCGGGTGGAAGAGCGCAAGAAGTGGCCCGAACGGCTGTCTGCCCTGGATAATCTCCTCAATCATTCCAGCATGTTCCTCAA GGGGGCCCGACTCATCCCAGAGATGGACCAGATCTTCACTGAAGTGGAGATGACAACGTTAGAGAAAATCATCAATGAGACCTGG GCCTGGAAGAACACAACCGTGGCGGAGCAGGCCAAGCTTCCCGCCACAGAGAAGCCCGTGTTGCTCTCGAAAGACATCGAGGCCAAGATGGCGGCCCTGGACCGCGAGGTGCAGTATCTGCTCAATAAGGCCAAGTTCGCCAAGCCCCGGCCCCGACCCCGGGACAAGAACGGGACCCGGGCAGAGGCTCCCCTCAATGCCAGTGCCAGTGACCAGAGCGAGAAGGTCATCCCTCCACCAG GCCAGACTGAAGACACGAAGCCCATCCCAGAACCCGAGAAGGAGGCTG CAGGATCTGAAGCAGCAGACTCTGAGCCCCTGGAATTAGGGGGTCCCACAGCAG aatCCGAACCGAAGGAACACCCAGAACAGCCGACAGGACAAAAGCGAACTTTGAAGAATGATGAACTATAA